Genomic segment of Orenia marismortui DSM 5156:
AACGGTAATTTAGAATGATTTGATGTAATAATAAAAACTCAAAGTAATTACTTTGAGTTTACAACTTAGGAATTTTAACTTTGCTAATCATTAAATAAGACAGAAATATTATTAAAACTATCCATATCTCAATTGGAATCAGATACTTTAAAGCAAAAAAGGAGATAAAGGCCAAAATACTCCCTGCCACTGTAATTGGAACTCCTACATAAGCACCATCAAAATCACTAATATTATATCTGGCTAACCTCAAAGCACCTGCTATCGGAAAAACTAAAACAAGTAAAAGACCTAAACCTCCTAAATCTAATAAAGCAACATTCCATACCAATATAGCAGGAGCAATACCGAAAGAAATAATATCTGATAAAGAATCTAATTCCTTTCCTAAATCACTTACTACATCTAAACTTCTAGCAACTCTACCATCTAAGACATCAAATAGTCCAGCTAATAATACAAAAAATGGAGCTAGCTGAAATTCCCCCTTGATTATAGCCAATAAAGCAAATATTCCACAGGACAAATTACACATGGTGATCATACAAGGAACCCATTTTAAATCAACTGTTTCTCTATCAATTCTTTCTTTGAAAAATTCTCTAATCATTATTTAATACCTCCCCAATAATTGACTTACCTCCCTTTACTTTATCCCCAGGCTTAACCTTTAATTCTACATTAGAAGGTACAATAATCTCTGTACAAGAACCAAATTTAATCAACCCAAACCTATCTCCTTGTTTAATAGTATCTTCTTGATTTACCCAACAGACAATCCTCCTAGCTATAAAACCTGTTACTTGGTTTACTAAGACCTTAACTTTATTATTTTCAATTCCTACATAATTTTTTTCATTAATTTCTGAGGCATGGCTCTTAAAAGCAGGTAAAAACTTTCCTGCGCGATAATCTCTATACTTGATCTCACCATCTATTGGGCTCCGATTAATATGAACATTGAAGATAGATAAAAAGATATTCACTTGCTTGGCTTTGCCCTTTATAAATCTAGGCTCATCTATCTCTTTGATCTCCATAATCCTTCCATCTGCTGGTGATAGCAATAGCTTATCATTTATTATCACCTTTCTTTCTGGATCACGAAAAAAGAAGATAATAAATACTAACAAAAAAGCAGGAATTATACTTAAAATAGGCAAGAAGATGTAAAATAGTATCATGAATATAGTTAATACTATAATATAGGGAATGCTCTCTTTTGCTACAGGCATTCTAAACAATTTATTCACTCCCTTCTCATTTAATTTTAAAGTTATAACTACTATAAATTCAACTTTATAAAGTAATATCCTGCTTATAAAATAAATTTATTATTCCTAAATTAATATAATATATTCATTGGCTTAAAAACTTTATTACAGTCTATATTGAAAATCTAAATCAAAAATTCCTCCCAGATAGAATCCGGTAAAATTTATATTAGCAACTATCAAGAATTATCATCAGATTAAATACTATTAGTCTATCCATAAGTATTTCTTAATAGTATTTTAGAATTTGACTTGTAGATTTAACGATAGACTAAAATTTAAATTAACAATCAACTTCAAAAAGTAAAGAGAGTAGGCCAGATTGACCTACTCTCTTTACTAATTAATATTATATTCTATAATTTCCATTCCCCTACAAATACTTCAGTAGCTGGGCCACTCATATAAACACGGTTATTATCTTCAGACCATTCAATTACTAAATCTCCACCTGCTAAATGAACTGTGACCTTACGCTCTGTAAGTTCATTTAAAATAGATGCTACTGTTGAAGCACAGGCTCCAGTTCCACACGCTAATGTAACTCCTGCTCCACGCTCCCAAACCCTCATTTCAATCTCATCTTGATTTAAAACTTCAATAAACTCTACATTAATATCTTCTGGGAATAGTTCATGAGTCTCAATTTGAGGTCCCCAATTAGTTAATTCAATCTTCTCTATATCCTCTACAAAGATAACACAATGAGGATTACCCATTGATACAGTAGTTATTTCAAAGGTCTCTGTACCTACTCGTAACTCTTCTTTGATTACTTGCTCTTGCTCTTCACCTAACATTGGGATTTCATTTCTTCTTAAAATAGGTTCTCCCATATCAACTGTGACTAATTTTACTACTCCCTCTTCTAAGATTATTTCAGGCTTAATCATTCCTGCTAAGGTCTCTATCTTAAGTTGAGTCTTGTCTGTTAATTCTCTTTCATATAAATATTTTGCAAAACATCTAATAGCATTTCCACACATCTGTGGCTCACTACCATCTGGATTGAAGATTCTCATTCTATAATCAGCCTCAGCTAAATCTGATGGTAGAATTAATACCAAACCATCTGCTCCAATTCCAAAGTTTCTATCACACATCTCTTTGGCTAATTGAGATGGATTCTCCACTTCCTTCTCCAGACAATCAATTAATACAAAATCATTACCTAAACCATGCATCTTTGTAAATTTCATCTCTACTCTCCTCCTTAATGTATTCATATAATTATATGTGTTATTCTTTAAGTTGACATTGTATGTAAGCTATATTATCTATTTTACTAGGCTTTGTACTTGAAATCAAGGAAGAATTTATTTTCGATATTAATTATCATTATTAATATTCGATCTTATTCTCCCTTTAAAAATCAAAGTTATCTCTTACTTGCTCTAATACTTTCAAGACTCTCTTATTATTATCATAAGTACTATAATCCTCTAAGATTCTATTATACCATTCTAAAACTACTTCATCCTCTTTTAGATCTGATAAGATATCAAAGACTAATTTAATCGCAGCTGGACTCCATCTGCTCTTAGAGTTATTATAAGCTTTCTCAATTGAGTTAAAAGCTTCTCTATAATCATCAAGTTGGTATAAGATCTTAGCCTGAATATATAATATATCTTCATTTTCAGGATATAAGCTGAGAACCTGTTCATAGTAATATTGAGCTTCTTCTAAATTCTCATTACTTAAATTAATATCACCCCTTAAACAATCTACAGCTCCTGGAGATACTATAAATAATATTACTAAAGATAAAACAAGTACTATGCTACCACCTAAAATAAGATATAACTGTTTAAAGATATTCTTATAATAAAGCCAATAACTATTGCTAGTCTTATAACTGCGTCTAAAAATAATCATTATAAAATAAATTTTCATAATCGCCTCTATAGTGGTTGAACCCCACCAAGTAAATAGATAGTTCTCAATAAAATAGGATCCAGAGATAAGAATAAAGAAGGTTAATACATTAATAAGTATAATACTAACCTCTGCCTTAGCCTCTTTAGGCTTTGCCTTTAACATATCAAATATTTTCGAATCAATTGTAGCCTGAGTTGAATTTTTCACTAAGTACTTCACAAAATCACTATATATCTCTTTACTTTGGGCTTTTAGTGATAAAGATCTCTTTTTCCCCCTAGAGTCATGATAGATTATCTTAATATTAGCATAACCAGCTAAGCAGATTCCTTTGAATTTTATCTTTTTTACATCTTGCCAAGGAATACTTCTTTGCTTAAAGATAATACCTCTTTCATTTAAACGATATTTATTATATCTTATCTCTCTTCTTTTCTTAGACAATTTGAGTAATTCAGTCATCTTCTCTTCACTAAGATCAGGAATTTTCTGATTAATAACTTCTATAAACTCATCTGCTTGAGCAAGCAAATGCATATTTAGCGAAACCTGAGCTAGATCTTTATTATTAAAGATAAGACTTAGTATTCTATTATCCTTCTTAAACCTAAAAAATCTAAAAAGTGGTCTCTTCTCTTCTACTATATATCCTGCTAGCTCTGACCAAGAAAACTCCTTCGTTTTACTGAGACAGCAATGATTATTAATAATTATAGTTTTTTCATCGATAATAACTATCGCTCTTCTTACTATCTTTAAGAACAACTTAACAATTGCTATCATTATTAGAGTAAAGATTACTACTATACCTATTACAACTAAATGTAAAGTACGTTGGTAACTATGATCAGGTCGCAAAAATAAAAGATAGATAAAAGGGATATAAAGTAATAGAAACATAAAATAGATTAATATTTTTTTATTCTTTAATTTCTGAGCTGCCTTAGAATAATATTCTTCTCTCATCTTTTAACTGATTATAAAAGACTAATTATTATTAAACTAGTACTTTATAATCTAATCCCACCCCCAATTAAAATCTTAACTATAAAAATTATGTTCGATAATTTATATGTGGATATTTTCATCCTCATCTAATTAATTCTATATTATTTAAAATATTACCTTTGATAATTTTGATTTATTTCTATAAAAGCATATAATTGAATATAAATCAATTTTGGCTATTAGTATTAAATTTAACTATCCCAAGAAAAAACAGCCCTAGATTTAGGGCTGTTTAGGTAAATTTTATCTTATAGCTTTTTAATTGATAGATAGATTTAATATTTGCCTATCTATTCTTTAGTTTCTACATAAGGCTTGTTACTGGGTCCAAACAGCCCATTCATTACCAGAAGCACGAAGGTTCCAACCTGAACCTGGACTCCAATTACCAGGGCCAATTTTTACCGCTAAGCTATTATTAACTATCGCAGCATACTTACTACTATCTGCTGCTTGAATACTTACAGAACTTGTAGAAGTAATACCTTTCTCTTTTCTAAGGCTAATTAGAGTTTTGATCGTATTCTGTAAGTCACTACCCCAATCAAAATAATGTGGCCAATATACACAAGGTGTTCCTGGATGGGTTAAAATATAAGCATATCCTTTTCCTAAATGGCTACTTTCAAAAGGCCAATGCTCTTGTCCTCCATTTGGTGAAGGCCCTGTATCATGATTATCAAGAAAAGTCACTGACATTTGAGGCCACCATCCAATTGCTCCAATTGGCCCCCCACTAGAATCTTGCAATCTCCAATACTCACTACGGGAGGTTGCAAGCATCAATTGCCATTTGGTAGTAAAGTCAAAAGCAGTTGATTTCCCACCTGTAGCATCAATCCAATCCATCAACTTCTGTCTATGATAATTGACATTATCTCCTGAAGCATAATAATCACCAGTTATATCTGGCCAGAACTCCCCTACCGAGAAGTAAGGTGTTGTAGAGTCATTGTAAAGTCCATTATAATATCCAGAATATCCTTTGACATAGTCATAACGCCAACCTTTAAATCCTACATCATTTTTTAACCAGTTCATCCAATATTGAATCTCTGTTTGCACATCATAATAGGTGTGATCAAGATCACGTCCAGCACTATAACCATCACCTGTATCATAGTTTCCAGTTCCATAACCCCATTCATCATCACTAGTTACTGCATCACTATTATCATCAAAGGCAGGATTAGAAAAGTCTGCCCAATCTGTTGTTCCAACTCTATGGTTGATAACAATATCTGCAATAGCTTTTATCCCTCTATTATTTAATGCACTTACTGCTGCTCTGAGTTCTGATTCACTACCATGATTTGAATTGAGGTTGTACCATTGATTAGGTAAGTAACCACAATCATCTGTAGCAGCTGAGGCAGGTGGGAACCAGACCATAGTAAATCCTGCATTATCTATGTCATTAGCATGATTGGTGATACTGTTCCAAGTTCCATATTGCCAAGAATTCCAATGAAATCCTTGTAGCATTATATCAGATCCTGATCCAGAATAAGCAGCTTCTACCGGCATAACTATTCCCAAACACAACAGAACAAAACTAAGCCCCAATGTTAATAACCAGTTTCTCATTCTGATTCTCATCATTCTATCCTCTCCCCTTTTTAATTTGAAGCGACTAAAACCAGACCAGGCCTGTCCATCTTTAGAACAGAATATTTAATCAGCTACAACATAAAGATCACCTCCTAATAAAATAAAAAATACCCTCTTTAAATTATTCATAAGTATGAATAATTTTTATTTAGGGGTATTATGCTTATATACTTATATGAAATTATCAATTTTATTAACCACACCATAATACTATAAACTAAGGTCTAGGCTCCTATTATCTTTAAAACTTATTCTTATAAGCTTTTTATTTGTAAGCTAACATAGCTTTTATACTACTTACTATTATATAAACCTTCTGAATGAAATCTTAATTAAAAGGAATCTATCTCAAGAAATATTTCAGCTATCTAGTGAAGGAAGTATCTTGAAGAATATAGTGGAATGAGCTAACAATTAATTCGACTTGTGAGTAGTATCTTTAATATTATTTTACATATTATGTAACATTATGTCAAGATTATTTTCTTTATTTTCTGAAAATTTATTTGGATATCAGCTATTGTTGTTTTAAAGTAATATCTATAAGAGTACTTAGTATTATGATATATCTGCAATATACAGATTCTGACTCTGCCCAGTATACTTATAGTTTTTGTTAGCAATCATTTTTAACTTCAATCTGATTCAGTCTTGCTAAGTCTCCACCGAAAGGCAAGCAATCCTGATTCATGCCAACTTTAGTACTGGTACTATAGATAAAGTTGACTTCTTTAACACTACCATCATGAGTATGTTCGATAGTCTTAATTTGCTTATCATCTCCATCATAAGACATTGACCATCGCCTTGATTAGATTTTTGAATTCACCTTTATCAACAGGTTTATATCCTTTGAATACTGGAAGCAATCCTTCATAAAATGCTTCGTCAGAGTTCTCCCAATCATCGAACTTACTGTGAATTTTAATATACTTGGCTGAGATAGGCTCAGGAATGATTAGAGTGATATTACCTCGATAATCTTTAGCAAATCTCCAACTATCTGGATCTAATTTACTATAATCTGAGTTCTTATCACTATAGTAGATATCAAAGCTTCTCTTAGTCAATCTATGATTCTCTATTCCGATAGTCTTTAATTCAATCTTACTGATATTATCTACTATATTGCTAAATTGAATCCCTACACTTCCAGCAGAATAATCTAGGCTAATCTCTATATCGCCAGTATCTACTGGAGTATCATAGCCATCTATTATCTCTAATCCCTCCTGACCAAGATGATCATTCAATACATTACCTGGCATACCTGGATTACTTAAATAAAAGTCTCCTTCTACTAAAAAAAGACAACCCTTTTACAGGTTGCCTGACAAATGCATCTTTAAATGCTATCTTTTACTTTTTCTATCTGTCTTTTAGATAATCCAGTCACTTCACTTACCTTTTCTATATTCATTCCCATCTTCAATAAATTAGTAGCAATCTCTATCTTGCCTTTTTCCATACCTTTTCTCTCAGCTTTTTTCAATGCCATCTCTTCATCTCTTAACCATTTCAACCTAGCTTCATAAGCTTCTCTCTCTTCTTTAGTCAAACCTATAGTATCTAATACATTGATTGCTTTTTTGATGCTTTCTAATTCTGCTAATTGGGTAGGGATTTTATCTTTATCATATTTATCTGCTCTCTTTAAGAACTCTGTCCATCTATCTAAAGCAGTCTGAACTTCGCTTAAGTCCTTATTATACTTCTCTAGCTCAATAAAGTGAATCTCTAAGTGGTCTATTAACTCTTCTTTTGATTCACGATTCAATAATTGATAGATATTATGATATTCTTTCTCTTCTAAACAGTTAAAATTAAGTACATTAATTACTATTGTCTTTTCTAGCTTATCATAATTAACCCCTGATTCTAACTGTCCTGTATATAATCTTGCCCAGTAATATAATGCCCTTTTATCATAATAATCTTGGTCTGTAATCTGCATCTCGATATTATACCAAACGCCTTTCTCATCAACTGCTTTGAAATCAAGAATCGATAGTTTATCATTTTTGAAGTTTTTGGAATTATATGGGTTCTTTAGGATTAAATCTTTAATTGGCTCATCTTTGTCTAAGACTGAATTGATAAAGGAAATTAGAATATCTTTATTCTCTTCAGTACCGAATAATTTTTTAAAGGCAAAGTCTACCCTTGGATTTAATCTGCACATTTTAGTTAAACCTCCTCTGTCAGCATAGTAGTTTAATTATATCATAAGGATTGGAGGAAATGAAGATGAGTTTAATCTTGAATGATGGCTATGAAGAGTTTGATTTCTGTGGCTGATCCAACGATAACTATCCTATCTCAGAATCATAATATCTCACACCATAGTAATACAGTCCAATGCTCACAACTTGCTTCTGTCCTGTATACTTATAGTTTTCCTCATTATCATTCTGTATCTCAATCTGATTCAGTCTTGCTAAGTCTCCACCAAAGGGCAAGTAATCCTGATCCATGAGAACTTTAGTACTGGCATCAGTCATTAGTCTTGTTGAGCCTAGATTATCTTGGTGGAAGTATGTTATATCAGTGCTAACTCCGACGATCCCGTTAACCTTGGTATATTGCTTGTTTAGTGCGAAGATATATGAGGTATAGTCTCCACTTTCATCTTCAAAGATCACCTTGCCACTGACACTATAGACAAAGTTGGTCTCTCTCTTACTGCTATCGTAGCTATGTTCTAAAAATTAGTAACGGATAACTAGTGACAAATGACGAGTAAATTCTAAAATAAAAAAACAAGTGAATAATGTAAGTAATATACATTTACCACTCACTACCCACTTGTTTATACCTCCTTACCTACTACTTACTAAGCATTACTATTTTATTGCTCTTATTTATTTTGATTAGAATCTTTATCTCTTTTCTTAAACATACTATTATAGATTTTCCCTGCTCCAATCAAAGCTGCAATTAATTCGAATATCTTTAAAAATATTAAAGTTCCTATTATCATTAAACCATATTCTAATAAAAACCTTAAAAAATCACTAAATGTTCTAACATTTGAAATTAATGAACCAAAACCAATTATAAAAAAACCAATACCAAACATAATTAAAAATGGTTTCATAAATCTCTTGAATTTTAATATATCAAAAAACTTTTTAAATTTATTATTCATCGCTAACTCCTTTCCAAAAGACTAACAAGCAAATTTTATTTTTTTGAAGTTTCCTTAGTGTTTTGAGAATAAATATCCACATTGATATTAATACCAAAAAACTTTTCAAAAACACCTGTAGCTTCTAAATAATGATAAGTTCCCTCACTATCTTTGTAGTTTGCTCCGGCATGTCCATATGCCCCTGCTCCTAATGCTGTTCCATATAATCTAAATTTCACATTAAAATTACTAATTCGACCATGAGCATTTATGCCACCTTCCCATGTTGTTGCATAAGCTCCTGCTGAACTATGAAAACCTCTGTCTATGAGATTTAAATTCTTATGGCCTTCCGTTACTTCTATTCCAAGTCCATATTCAGCAACTCCTGTTTCTGTATCTAAACGAAATTCACCTTCAAACAAACTATCAGAATCACCCCATTTAAGTGTCTTGAAGTTAGTATCAATACCTGCTATTCGTCCTCTTCCTCCAACATCATAATACTCCATTTCACCTTTACCCATATTCATCTGTACAACACCATTGGGATTATCTTTATTATTATCTGTTCCTAAAGCTGTTTTAGAATACTTTGTACTTACATCTAAATTATTGCTGAATAAAGTTTTAAATGTATCCTTGACCGTATTCATGCTATTTTCCCAGAAATTATTTACCCCATATTCCCATCCATTTTTCATAGGTTCAATGACTTCTTCATTCCATATTCCTTCAAATATATTCTCATATTCAAATACATCAGATGAGACATTACCTGTCGGGTCTGTATACCTCAACGGATTATTCATTACATAAATATACACATTCTGACTCTGTGGCTTATCCAACTCACCACGATAACTATCCTCAGTAATAAATCTACCTATACTTGGATCATAGTATCTCGCTCCATAGTAATACAATCCAATACTCGCTACCTGTTTCTGTCCTGTATACTTATAGCTCTCACCACTATCATTCTGTACTTCAATTTGATTTGGTCTCGCTAAGTCTCCACCAAAGGGCATATAATCCTGATCCATGACAATTTTATCACTACTATCAGTCATTAGTCTCGTTGAGCCTAGGTTATCTTGGTGGAAATAAGTTTTCTCTGCAATCTATACTCCTATTTTATTAATTTTAATATTAAAAATAATAAAGAACCTTAACAGAACATCTTGTTTTCTATCAAGGTTCTTTATTTCTTGTTTTATTAAATCTCTTTTATTACTGAACTAAAAACATATAAAGTTAATCCCTTCCATTATTATAATTTGATGTAAATTTTTATTACAACTATATCAACCCTTTATATCTTAATAATTTAATTAACTCATTATAAAAATAATCACATGCATCTTCCTCAAATTCGAATGTTCTTAATCCCGTTTTATTTCCTCTTTCACTATAATACACTTCCCATATACCATTATTTTCATTTAAAGAAAATTTTTCATTTGGTAGCCCCCCATTTAAATTATAAAAATGTTTCGGTATCTGCTTATTCAAAAGTTTTTGCTTTAATTCACATTTTTTCATACTAAGGTCCTACCTCCTTTAAATATCCATCATTTAACAAATCAAGTATTTTTCGATCGAATTTATATTGCATCCCCATTCCAGGTTCATTAAACCAAGGAACTGCTCTTCCTGCATAAACATTTTCAATTGGTTTTAATGTTTCATAAATATAATATGGTGCATTAGTTGTTGTTCCTGGTGCCAACGCACGAGCCCAATCTGGAGTACCTTCTTGAGCAACAAAACTTCCAAATTCATTACCATACCTATCAATTCTAAATCCTTTTGGTAACGTTATATTTTGTTTGCTTAAAAATCCATTATTACTTGGCCATATTATATTTCCATTTTTATCAGTAAACATTTTTCTTGTATTAAAATCATCTGCCCAATCCATTAGTTCCTTAAAAAATCTTGCCCCACCATCAGCATCATCAACTAATTTACTCGCTTTATACTCAGAATAAGCTGCTGTTCCCATCTGTACAAAACTTATAAACTCTAATGCTGTTTTTGCATCTTTAGCCACTTGTAAATCAGCAGCAACAGGATCAGTTAATTTCCATTCAAAGTATTCATCAGTTTGTCTATATCTATTTATTAACCAATCACTTTCGTTCATTTCTTTGCCACTTAAATATGCCATTTTATAATAATTTAACGAATTAGCTGTCTGCTCATTTAATGTTCCAGTAGGTTCTAAATTTGCACTTGCTTGAAAATCTGCTATATATGAAGAGGCATCATTAGAATTAGCCATTTGCCAATATGTTTCTAATGATTGTTGACCTATTAAATCTTCTTGAGTATCAAACCATGTAAAAGGATTATACCATTTAGATTCTTCATTCCAATGCCCAGTCGGATCAATATATCTGAGAGGATTTGCTAATACATAAATATACACATTCTGACTCTGCGGATCATCCAGCTCACCCTTATACGTATCCTCTCTAGTAAACCTACCAATCTCAGGGTCATAGTATCTTGCTCCGTAAAAATACAAACCTATCGATACAACTTGCTTCTGTCCTGTATACTTATAGTTTTCACCACTATCATTCTTTACCTCAATCTGATTCGGTCTCGCTAAATCTCCACCAAAGGGCAGATAATCTTGATCCATGATAACTTTGCCATTAGCATTAGTCATCAATCTTGTGGAACCTAGGTTATCTTGGTGGAAGTATGTTATATCAGTGCTAACTCCGACGATCCCGTTAACCTTGGCATATTGCTTGTTTAGTGCGAAGATATATGAGGTATAGTCTCCACTTTCATCTTCAAAGATCACATTGCCACTGACACTATAGACGAAGTTAGTCTCCTTAACACTCCCATCATGAGTGTGTTCTATAGTTTTTATTCGCTTATCATCAGCATCATAGCTAAACTCTGCGATTAACTCTTCATTCTTGTAGACTTTAGCTAATCTACCTTGTAGATTATACTTGTATTCCCAGTACTCTACACCATCACCACTTATTTCAGTGAAGTTTACTATTTCACCTTCTATACTATATTTATTCCCTTTTTTGATTAGATTTCCTGCAGGGTCATAGACATAGGCATACTTATTCTTACTATCTATACTATAGGATTTCAAGCGATTTGTACCTTTGTAATAATTATAGACTGTATTCTCTACTCCTGCTGGATCGATTATCTTCTTACTGATTCGATTGCCGACACTATCATAATCATAGACTAT
This window contains:
- the pssA gene encoding CDP-diacylglycerol--serine O-phosphatidyltransferase; this encodes MIREFFKERIDRETVDLKWVPCMITMCNLSCGIFALLAIIKGEFQLAPFFVLLAGLFDVLDGRVARSLDVVSDLGKELDSLSDIISFGIAPAILVWNVALLDLGGLGLLLVLVFPIAGALRLARYNISDFDGAYVGVPITVAGSILAFISFFALKYLIPIEIWIVLIIFLSYLMISKVKIPKL
- a CDS encoding phosphatidylserine decarboxylase family protein translates to MFRMPVAKESIPYIIVLTIFMILFYIFLPILSIIPAFLLVFIIFFFRDPERKVIINDKLLLSPADGRIMEIKEIDEPRFIKGKAKQVNIFLSIFNVHINRSPIDGEIKYRDYRAGKFLPAFKSHASEINEKNYVGIENNKVKVLVNQVTGFIARRIVCWVNQEDTIKQGDRFGLIKFGSCTEIIVPSNVELKVKPGDKVKGGKSIIGEVLNND
- the dapF gene encoding diaminopimelate epimerase codes for the protein MKFTKMHGLGNDFVLIDCLEKEVENPSQLAKEMCDRNFGIGADGLVLILPSDLAEADYRMRIFNPDGSEPQMCGNAIRCFAKYLYERELTDKTQLKIETLAGMIKPEIILEEGVVKLVTVDMGEPILRRNEIPMLGEEQEQVIKEELRVGTETFEITTVSMGNPHCVIFVEDIEKIELTNWGPQIETHELFPEDINVEFIEVLNQDEIEMRVWERGAGVTLACGTGACASTVASILNELTERKVTVHLAGGDLVIEWSEDNNRVYMSGPATEVFVGEWKL
- a CDS encoding tetratricopeptide repeat protein, giving the protein MREEYYSKAAQKLKNKKILIYFMFLLLYIPFIYLLFLRPDHSYQRTLHLVVIGIVVIFTLIMIAIVKLFLKIVRRAIVIIDEKTIIINNHCCLSKTKEFSWSELAGYIVEEKRPLFRFFRFKKDNRILSLIFNNKDLAQVSLNMHLLAQADEFIEVINQKIPDLSEEKMTELLKLSKKRREIRYNKYRLNERGIIFKQRSIPWQDVKKIKFKGICLAGYANIKIIYHDSRGKKRSLSLKAQSKEIYSDFVKYLVKNSTQATIDSKIFDMLKAKPKEAKAEVSIILINVLTFFILISGSYFIENYLFTWWGSTTIEAIMKIYFIMIIFRRSYKTSNSYWLYYKNIFKQLYLILGGSIVLVLSLVILFIVSPGAVDCLRGDINLSNENLEEAQYYYEQVLSLYPENEDILYIQAKILYQLDDYREAFNSIEKAYNNSKSRWSPAAIKLVFDILSDLKEDEVVLEWYNRILEDYSTYDNNKRVLKVLEQVRDNFDF
- a CDS encoding alpha-amylase C-terminal beta-sheet domain-containing protein, whose amino-acid sequence is MMRIRMRNWLLTLGLSFVLLCLGIVMPVEAAYSGSGSDIMLQGFHWNSWQYGTWNSITNHANDIDNAGFTMVWFPPASAATDDCGYLPNQWYNLNSNHGSESELRAAVSALNNRGIKAIADIVINHRVGTTDWADFSNPAFDDNSDAVTSDDEWGYGTGNYDTGDGYSAGRDLDHTYYDVQTEIQYWMNWLKNDVGFKGWRYDYVKGYSGYYNGLYNDSTTPYFSVGEFWPDITGDYYASGDNVNYHRQKLMDWIDATGGKSTAFDFTTKWQLMLATSRSEYWRLQDSSGGPIGAIGWWPQMSVTFLDNHDTGPSPNGGQEHWPFESSHLGKGYAYILTHPGTPCVYWPHYFDWGSDLQNTIKTLISLRKEKGITSTSSVSIQAADSSKYAAIVNNSLAVKIGPGNWSPGSGWNLRASGNEWAVWTQ
- a CDS encoding Rpn family recombination-promoting nuclease/putative transposase, which encodes MCRLNPRVDFAFKKLFGTEENKDILISFINSVLDKDEPIKDLILKNPYNSKNFKNDKLSILDFKAVDEKGVWYNIEMQITDQDYYDKRALYYWARLYTGQLESGVNYDKLEKTIVINVLNFNCLEEKEYHNIYQLLNRESKEELIDHLEIHFIELEKYNKDLSEVQTALDRWTEFLKRADKYDKDKIPTQLAELESIKKAINVLDTIGLTKEEREAYEARLKWLRDEEMALKKAERKGMEKGKIEIATNLLKMGMNIEKVSEVTGLSKRQIEKVKDSI
- a CDS encoding RHS repeat-associated core domain-containing protein; amino-acid sequence: MTDASTKVLMDQDYLPFGGDLARLNQIEIQNDNEENYKYTGQKQVVSIGLYYYGVRYYDSEIG
- a CDS encoding RHS repeat-associated core domain-containing protein, coding for MDQDYMPFGGDLARPNQIEVQNDSGESYKYTGQKQVASIGLYYYGARYYDPSIGRFITEDSYRGELDKPQSQNVYIYVMNNPLRYTDPTGNVSSDVFEYENIFEGIWNEEVIEPMKNGWEYGVNNFWENSMNTVKDTFKTLFSNNLDVSTKYSKTALGTDNNKDNPNGVVQMNMGKGEMEYYDVGGRGRIAGIDTNFKTLKWGDSDSLFEGEFRLDTETGVAEYGLGIEVTEGHKNLNLIDRGFHSSAGAYATTWEGGINAHGRISNFNVKFRLYGTALGAGAYGHAGANYKDSEGTYHYLEATGVFEKFFGININVDIYSQNTKETSKK
- a CDS encoding glycohydrolase toxin TNT-related protein (This protein contains a domain related to Tuberculosis Necrotizing Toxin, which is the C-terminal effector domain of outer membrane channel protein CpnT, and which has a lethal NAD+-glycohydrolase activity.); protein product: MVKVYRRETKVNIVYDYDSVGNRISKKIIDPAGVENTVYNYYKGTNRLKSYSIDSKNKYAYVYDPAGNLIKKGNKYSIEGEIVNFTEISGDGVEYWEYKYNLQGRLAKVYKNEELIAEFSYDADDKRIKTIEHTHDGSVKETNFVYSVSGNVIFEDESGDYTSYIFALNKQYAKVNGIVGVSTDITYFHQDNLGSTRLMTNANGKVIMDQDYLPFGGDLARPNQIEVKNDSGENYKYTGQKQVVSIGLYFYGARYYDPEIGRFTREDTYKGELDDPQSQNVYIYVLANPLRYIDPTGHWNEESKWYNPFTWFDTQEDLIGQQSLETYWQMANSNDASSYIADFQASANLEPTGTLNEQTANSLNYYKMAYLSGKEMNESDWLINRYRQTDEYFEWKLTDPVAADLQVAKDAKTALEFISFVQMGTAAYSEYKASKLVDDADGGARFFKELMDWADDFNTRKMFTDKNGNIIWPSNNGFLSKQNITLPKGFRIDRYGNEFGSFVAQEGTPDWARALAPGTTTNAPYYIYETLKPIENVYAGRAVPWFNEPGMGMQYKFDRKILDLLNDGYLKEVGP